The following proteins are encoded in a genomic region of Sorangiineae bacterium MSr12523:
- the arfB gene encoding aminoacyl-tRNA hydrolase, translating into MPSEALPVGAIVIPGTDLTWTATRSSGPGGQNVNKVSSRVELRFDLEGTTALGPAAKNRLRVLAKGYLDADGRILIRSERTRDRQQNLEDAREKLRELVARALVVPKKRRPTKPSKGAQARRVDDKRRQGVKKRDRQGSDAS; encoded by the coding sequence ATGCCCTCCGAAGCTCTTCCCGTCGGCGCAATCGTGATTCCGGGTACGGATCTTACGTGGACCGCCACGCGCTCGTCGGGGCCTGGCGGCCAGAACGTGAACAAGGTCTCCTCGCGGGTGGAGCTGCGCTTCGATCTGGAAGGCACCACGGCGCTCGGGCCCGCCGCGAAAAACCGATTGCGGGTGCTTGCAAAAGGCTACCTCGACGCCGACGGTCGCATCTTGATTCGGAGCGAGCGCACGCGCGACCGACAGCAGAACTTGGAGGACGCGCGCGAGAAGCTGCGCGAGCTCGTCGCGCGGGCGCTCGTCGTGCCAAAGAAGCGTCGTCCGACGAAGCCCTCGAAGGGCGCGCAAGCGCGGCGTGTGGATGACAAGAGGAGGCAAGGCGTGAAAAAGCGCGACCGCCAGGGAAGCGACGCGTCATGA
- a CDS encoding DUF1993 domain-containing protein, translating into MSLYEATVPQFKKMLSNLDRWLQAAVAHAETKKFDPNTLVVARLAPDQYPLARQVQAACDQAKFGAARLSGKEPPKHADTEQTIDELRARIRVVIEYLDTFTPADFTGKDEALIALPFLEGKRITGSNYITEMTYPNFYFHVTTAYAILRHNGVNLGKRDFLGSMTLV; encoded by the coding sequence ATGTCCCTTTACGAAGCTACGGTTCCGCAGTTCAAAAAAATGCTGTCCAACCTCGACCGCTGGCTGCAGGCGGCCGTCGCGCACGCGGAGACGAAGAAGTTCGATCCGAACACCCTCGTGGTGGCGCGCCTCGCGCCGGATCAATATCCGCTCGCTCGCCAGGTGCAAGCCGCCTGTGACCAGGCCAAGTTCGGCGCCGCGCGTCTCTCGGGCAAGGAGCCGCCGAAGCACGCCGACACGGAGCAGACGATCGACGAGCTGCGCGCACGCATCCGCGTGGTGATCGAATACCTCGATACGTTCACGCCCGCCGACTTCACCGGCAAAGACGAGGCACTCATCGCATTACCGTTCTTGGAGGGCAAACGGATAACGGGAAGTAATTACATCACCGAAATGACTTATCCTAATTTCTATTTCCACGTCACCACGGCGTACGCCATCTTGCGGCACAATGGAGTGAACCTGGGGAAGAGAGATTTTCTTGGTTCGATGACCCTCGTCTAA
- a CDS encoding glycerophosphodiester phosphodiesterase translates to MRISRRHSLFASCLFFVGLSAASLVLMHCSEDDSVVLQPQRDAGPDTATADAGIYPLVIGHRGASGYRPEHTLASYELAIAMGADFIEPDVVSTKDGVLVVRHENEISGTTDVSSHPEFADRKKKKTIDSGKETEGWWTEDFTLAELKTLRARERLPKLRPANTAFDGLYEIPTLQEVVDLAKKRGVGIYPETKHPTYFRSIGLPLEEKVAQLLRDAGWHEATDPVYLQSFEPQSLQRLKELTNLKRVQLLDADGKPYDFVVSDDPRTYADLVKPEGLAFIATYAQGIGPNKNFLIPRDANQKLLAPTTVVADAHKAGLIVHPFTFRNENTNLPADFRGGTPDDAGIYDQARGDAPAEYRTFFALGIDGLFSDFSDTAVATRRQVYGR, encoded by the coding sequence ATGCGCATTAGCCGTCGTCACTCGCTATTCGCCTCGTGCCTCTTTTTCGTCGGGTTGTCTGCTGCATCGCTGGTACTGATGCATTGCTCGGAGGACGATTCGGTGGTTTTGCAACCCCAACGAGATGCTGGCCCAGATACGGCCACGGCGGACGCCGGGATTTACCCGCTCGTCATTGGACACCGCGGCGCATCGGGCTATCGGCCCGAGCACACGCTTGCATCGTACGAGCTCGCCATCGCCATGGGCGCGGACTTCATCGAGCCGGACGTCGTGTCCACCAAAGATGGCGTTCTTGTCGTACGGCACGAAAACGAAATTAGCGGAACGACGGACGTCTCCTCGCACCCCGAATTCGCCGACCGCAAAAAGAAGAAGACCATCGACAGCGGCAAGGAAACCGAAGGATGGTGGACGGAAGATTTCACCCTCGCCGAACTGAAGACATTGCGCGCGCGCGAACGGCTTCCGAAACTCCGTCCGGCGAATACGGCCTTCGACGGCCTTTATGAAATCCCCACGTTGCAAGAGGTCGTGGACCTCGCCAAGAAGCGTGGCGTCGGCATTTATCCGGAAACGAAGCACCCGACGTATTTCCGCAGCATCGGTCTTCCGCTCGAGGAGAAAGTCGCACAACTTCTCCGCGATGCCGGCTGGCACGAGGCCACGGATCCCGTGTATCTGCAATCTTTCGAGCCGCAAAGCCTGCAGAGGCTGAAAGAGCTCACCAATTTGAAGCGCGTGCAGCTCCTCGATGCCGATGGCAAGCCGTACGACTTCGTCGTGAGCGACGACCCGCGCACGTATGCGGACCTCGTGAAGCCCGAGGGGCTGGCCTTCATCGCGACGTATGCGCAGGGCATTGGGCCCAACAAGAACTTCCTCATCCCGCGCGACGCCAATCAAAAGCTCTTGGCGCCGACGACGGTGGTGGCCGACGCGCACAAGGCCGGCCTCATCGTGCACCCCTTCACCTTCCGCAACGAGAACACGAACCTCCCGGCAGACTTCCGAGGCGGCACCCCCGACGACGCCGGCATTTACGACCAAGCCCGCGGCGACGCCCCGGCCGAGTACCGCACCTTCTTCGCGCTAGGTATCGACGGCCTCTTCAGTGACTTCTCCGACACCGCCGTCGCCACCCGCCGCCAGGTCTACGGCCGCTGA
- a CDS encoding response regulator codes for MSSTAPLLLIVDDSQDNREMYVEFLSSYGYRIAEAENGQAALDVAFELAPSLVVMDLTLPIIDGWEATRRLRADPRTSTVPIIALTGHTHDRHARSAREAGCNSFLLKPCLPEDLLREVQRLLPDYIGEPEDLSVIRESMANLRSGG; via the coding sequence ATGTCATCCACCGCACCGCTGCTTTTGATCGTCGACGACTCCCAAGACAACCGGGAGATGTACGTCGAGTTCCTCTCGAGCTACGGCTACCGCATTGCCGAGGCCGAGAATGGTCAGGCGGCGCTCGATGTCGCCTTCGAGCTCGCTCCGTCGCTGGTGGTGATGGACCTCACGCTCCCCATCATCGACGGCTGGGAGGCCACACGGCGCCTGCGCGCGGATCCGCGGACTTCCACCGTTCCTATCATTGCCCTCACCGGCCACACGCACGACCGCCACGCGCGAAGCGCCCGCGAAGCCGGGTGCAACTCGTTCCTCCTCAAGCCGTGCCTGCCGGAGGATCTGCTCCGCGAGGTCCAGCGTCTCCTGCCCGACTACATCGGGGAGCCCGAGGACCTCAGCGTCATCCGCGAATCGATGGCCAATCTCCGAAGCGGCGGCTGA
- the radC gene encoding DNA repair protein RadC, translating into MPKRHVPCDAPGMNETASYGPRERARQLGIESLGDADLVALLLGTGTVRAPVQAVAGELVATSGGILGLARAGMGELADQRGLGMAKASRIAAAIELGKRCAHAAVNTQSERLHDSASVAAWARPRLAALEHEELWILAVDGRNHLRAARRVAAGGLHGMHVAPRDVLRIALREAASAFVLVHNHPSGDPTPSCDDLDFTRAVLTGADAIGTPLIDHVVVARNGHVSLLERGILPM; encoded by the coding sequence ATGCCGAAGCGGCACGTGCCGTGCGATGCGCCGGGCATGAACGAAACGGCGAGCTATGGCCCGCGCGAGCGCGCGCGGCAACTTGGGATTGAATCCTTGGGCGATGCGGATCTGGTGGCGCTCCTTTTGGGCACGGGCACCGTGCGGGCGCCCGTGCAGGCCGTCGCGGGCGAGTTGGTCGCGACGTCGGGTGGTATTTTGGGGCTGGCGCGCGCCGGAATGGGCGAGCTGGCCGATCAGCGCGGGCTCGGCATGGCCAAGGCCTCGCGCATCGCCGCGGCCATCGAACTGGGAAAGCGATGCGCGCATGCCGCCGTCAACACGCAGAGCGAACGCCTGCACGACAGCGCCAGCGTGGCTGCGTGGGCAAGGCCGCGCCTGGCCGCGTTGGAGCATGAAGAGCTATGGATTCTCGCGGTCGATGGGCGAAATCACCTGAGGGCTGCACGCAGGGTCGCCGCCGGAGGCCTGCACGGGATGCACGTGGCACCGCGCGACGTTCTGCGCATCGCCCTTCGGGAGGCTGCGAGTGCCTTCGTGCTGGTGCACAACCACCCCAGCGGCGATCCCACGCCAAGCTGCGACGATTTGGACTTCACCCGCGCCGTGCTCACGGGCGCAGATGCCATCGGCACCCCGCTCATCGATCACGTCGTGGTCGCACGAAATGGCCACGTATCGCTGCTCGAACGGGGGATTTTACCCATGTGA
- a CDS encoding SDR family oxidoreductase — protein sequence MKIDSALADQTVVIVGGSSGVGLAIGRLASQAGARKVVLIGRSRDKLDSAAAAIGGANVDVAAADMVDSAALTDAIRSAGTIDHLVLTAVADEKKRIDAIAALTDAQMEGAIDKLRGFFFAARAAAPIMRERGSMIFTSGASALKPPARMSILAAVNASIVTLAHALAIELAPVRVNALTPGLVDTPIHQGEEREGIRRWAESELPARRFGQPSDLAHAALFLMTNAYVTGQNLVVDGGLVAR from the coding sequence ATGAAAATCGACAGTGCCCTCGCCGATCAAACCGTCGTCATCGTGGGTGGCAGCTCCGGTGTTGGCCTGGCCATTGGGCGGCTCGCCTCCCAAGCCGGCGCCAGAAAGGTCGTTCTCATTGGCCGCTCGCGGGACAAGCTCGACTCGGCCGCGGCGGCCATCGGGGGTGCCAACGTCGATGTCGCAGCGGCCGACATGGTGGATTCGGCCGCGTTGACCGATGCGATTCGGAGCGCCGGCACCATCGATCATCTGGTGCTCACGGCCGTTGCGGACGAGAAGAAGCGCATCGACGCGATCGCGGCGCTCACCGATGCGCAGATGGAAGGGGCGATCGACAAGCTGCGAGGCTTCTTCTTCGCGGCGCGCGCGGCGGCGCCCATCATGCGCGAGCGTGGTTCGATGATCTTCACCTCGGGCGCGTCCGCGCTGAAGCCGCCGGCACGGATGAGCATCCTCGCGGCCGTCAACGCGTCGATTGTCACCTTGGCGCATGCGTTGGCCATCGAGCTTGCGCCGGTGCGTGTGAATGCCCTCACCCCTGGACTCGTGGACACACCGATTCATCAAGGTGAGGAGCGCGAGGGCATTCGCCGGTGGGCCGAATCGGAGTTGCCCGCGCGAAGGTTCGGCCAGCCGAGCGATCTGGCCCACGCCGCCTTGTTTCTCATGACCAATGCGTACGTCACGGGCCAGAACCTGGTCGTCGACGGAGGACTGGTTGCGCGCTGA
- a CDS encoding UvrD-helicase domain-containing protein — translation MIFAFRRNLVLAASAGTGKTHSLVGVLVHLMMGASELGHKERLHPPVDPSRVVATTFSRKAAAEIRTRLAGELERLSLRDPGSKYAADLLLACDAAHVSRWSPAEMEARARRAIERLPQAQVGTLHSYATTLVRAYALEIGLLPDFDLEGEDEARARADEAIGRALAQRAEIDPEGVRDLVRASGGVDELSREVATMLARLEEDGRGPESLAIDERDAENIEALLRELLEHAEYLAIHEKRADEARAFIAAWNERRAMGEAPTAACMDRFIAATRDFCAIRRTKSEKSQGFFDFRQEKLPAGETNAERGYRLIKAWEMRRNYAPRARSARELLVAADREIQRARRRAGALGFGDILRAARDLLRDHPAIAKEVGDGIDALLVDEFQDTSRLQRELVHLLWESDPAARTPGTIPPIDRLRPAGLFVVGDRKQSIYGFRGADVAVFAELCVGLAGWRARTALGIEAEVSEPAAPLADLVPLRHNRRGQDELLTFANAFSRRRLVSSGKVLFEINYVPETEDLLPPPERPPAPEPKVRTHWLRPPVSPRGRTKRLDEAFAIADRVRALTSASEHRLGDIAVLCHTNEMVEVMAYALAYDGVPYVVAGRGFFSAREVRDVMAMLALIVRPRERLALLEVLRGPWVSARDETLLALTAPGAGMISMEAAASWDSGPRRALMAEEDRPRVRHLFEVVARLRRNVDRILPGRLLREAVRAFDLEEVLIQLPRGEQRVANVRKLLSMADRETDAAVLLARLTRAAEGAADETEAATFADDDDAVRLLTVHASKGLDFPVVFVPEVGADGRRTEAGAMILEPPSGHGPPSLTVRLADESGTRFDPPSFTRAKDTIRRRDRAEKARLAYVAVTRASHAMYFVGDRRPPKDPSEAFNASIAAVLQQLAADESLGAIFSAEELPPRSPRDATPASMPASRHPESDAAVSVREKAWSPPWQTVTMATTSLQDFHHCARRFQLVHVLDLPEHDAPPLAVSGAERETEGAPPVAHIDPRSEGTLMHRVLERTSASHFGSDAAAQDIDGLLAREGILPENPRHARLARTLTRFVCGPYAARAAAEGAILRREEPFTLSLEDARGRTIALRGTIDLLVAWPDGRLDVIDYKRARAAQVEPYAFQLDVYALAARAIFPSATQVRTGIVFLGGDPSEPKFRESAAPEATRRHLVTLADRLVDARHREAFPRAPLSRCKQIRCGYVSLCHPQTKPHQLALF, via the coding sequence GTGATTTTCGCCTTCCGCAGGAACCTCGTGCTGGCGGCGAGCGCTGGCACCGGCAAGACGCACAGCCTCGTGGGCGTGCTGGTGCACCTGATGATGGGCGCCAGCGAGCTCGGTCACAAGGAGCGCCTGCACCCGCCCGTGGATCCCTCGCGCGTCGTGGCCACGACGTTCTCGCGCAAAGCGGCGGCCGAGATCCGCACGCGCCTCGCCGGTGAGCTCGAGCGGCTTTCGCTGCGCGATCCCGGCTCGAAGTATGCGGCGGATCTTTTGCTCGCATGTGACGCCGCGCACGTGTCCCGCTGGTCGCCCGCCGAAATGGAGGCACGGGCCCGGCGCGCCATCGAGCGGCTGCCGCAGGCCCAAGTGGGCACGCTCCACAGCTACGCGACGACCCTGGTGCGGGCGTATGCGCTCGAGATAGGCCTGCTTCCGGACTTCGACCTGGAGGGCGAAGACGAAGCGCGCGCCCGCGCCGACGAGGCCATCGGGCGCGCCCTCGCGCAACGTGCGGAAATCGATCCCGAGGGGGTGCGTGATCTGGTGCGTGCCAGCGGCGGCGTCGACGAGCTTTCGCGCGAGGTGGCCACGATGCTTGCGCGGCTCGAGGAAGACGGGCGAGGCCCGGAGAGCCTGGCCATCGACGAACGCGACGCCGAGAACATCGAGGCATTGTTGCGCGAGCTGCTGGAGCACGCGGAGTACTTGGCCATCCACGAGAAACGCGCCGACGAGGCGCGCGCGTTCATCGCGGCCTGGAACGAGCGGCGCGCGATGGGCGAGGCCCCGACGGCGGCCTGCATGGATCGGTTCATCGCCGCCACGCGCGACTTCTGCGCGATCCGCCGGACGAAGAGCGAGAAGAGCCAGGGTTTCTTCGACTTCCGCCAGGAGAAGCTGCCCGCCGGCGAAACCAACGCCGAGCGCGGCTACCGCTTGATCAAGGCGTGGGAGATGCGCAGAAACTACGCTCCCCGCGCGCGTTCGGCGCGCGAGCTGCTGGTGGCGGCGGATCGCGAAATCCAGCGTGCGCGGCGTCGCGCGGGGGCGTTGGGATTCGGCGACATCTTGCGCGCTGCGCGCGATCTGCTGCGGGATCATCCGGCCATCGCGAAGGAGGTGGGCGACGGCATCGACGCGCTGCTCGTGGACGAGTTCCAGGACACGTCGCGCCTGCAGCGCGAGCTCGTGCACCTCTTGTGGGAAAGCGATCCCGCGGCGCGAACGCCGGGGACGATTCCGCCCATCGATCGACTGAGGCCCGCGGGACTCTTCGTCGTGGGCGATCGCAAGCAGTCGATTTACGGCTTCCGCGGTGCGGATGTCGCGGTGTTCGCCGAGCTGTGCGTGGGCCTGGCCGGCTGGCGGGCGCGGACGGCCCTGGGCATCGAGGCGGAGGTGAGCGAGCCCGCGGCGCCGCTCGCGGATCTCGTTCCGCTGCGCCACAACCGGCGCGGCCAGGACGAGCTTCTCACCTTTGCCAATGCCTTCAGCCGCCGGCGCCTGGTGTCGTCGGGCAAGGTGCTCTTCGAGATCAATTACGTGCCCGAGACGGAGGATCTGCTTCCGCCGCCGGAGCGCCCCCCCGCCCCGGAGCCGAAGGTGCGCACGCATTGGCTCCGTCCGCCGGTGTCGCCGCGCGGGCGAACCAAGCGGCTCGACGAGGCGTTCGCCATTGCCGATCGCGTTCGCGCGTTGACGTCGGCGTCGGAGCATCGGTTGGGCGACATCGCCGTGCTCTGCCACACGAACGAAATGGTGGAGGTCATGGCCTATGCGCTGGCCTACGACGGCGTCCCGTATGTCGTGGCGGGGCGCGGCTTTTTCTCGGCGCGCGAGGTGCGCGACGTGATGGCGATGCTCGCGCTCATCGTGCGCCCTCGCGAGCGCCTCGCGTTGCTCGAAGTGTTGCGCGGGCCCTGGGTTTCTGCGCGCGACGAGACGTTGCTCGCGCTCACGGCACCGGGGGCGGGCATGATCTCGATGGAGGCCGCGGCCTCGTGGGATTCCGGCCCGCGCCGCGCATTGATGGCGGAGGAAGACCGCCCGCGCGTTCGCCATCTCTTCGAGGTGGTGGCCCGTCTGCGGCGCAACGTCGACCGCATTCTGCCGGGCCGGCTTTTGCGCGAGGCCGTGCGGGCGTTCGACCTGGAGGAGGTGCTCATTCAGCTTCCGCGCGGCGAGCAGCGGGTGGCGAACGTGCGCAAATTGCTCTCCATGGCCGATCGCGAGACGGATGCCGCCGTGCTCCTCGCGCGCCTCACGCGCGCCGCAGAAGGGGCGGCGGACGAGACGGAGGCGGCGACCTTCGCGGACGATGACGATGCCGTGCGCCTGCTCACGGTGCACGCCAGCAAGGGGCTCGATTTTCCCGTGGTCTTCGTCCCCGAGGTCGGCGCCGACGGCCGGCGCACCGAGGCGGGTGCCATGATCCTCGAGCCGCCGTCGGGCCATGGGCCGCCTTCGCTGACGGTGCGCCTCGCCGACGAAAGCGGCACGCGTTTCGACCCGCCGTCGTTCACCCGCGCCAAGGACACGATCCGCCGCCGCGATCGCGCCGAGAAGGCGCGCCTCGCGTACGTTGCCGTCACGCGCGCATCGCACGCCATGTATTTCGTCGGCGATCGCCGTCCGCCGAAGGACCCTTCGGAGGCATTCAACGCCTCCATTGCGGCCGTCTTGCAACAGTTGGCCGCTGACGAATCGCTCGGGGCGATCTTTTCTGCGGAGGAACTTCCGCCGCGTTCCCCGCGCGATGCGACCCCCGCGAGCATGCCCGCCTCGCGCCACCCCGAGTCGGATGCTGCCGTCTCCGTGCGTGAAAAAGCGTGGAGCCCGCCGTGGCAGACCGTCACCATGGCCACCACCTCGCTGCAGGATTTTCATCATTGCGCGCGGCGCTTCCAGCTCGTCCACGTGCTCGATCTGCCGGAGCACGATGCACCGCCGCTTGCCGTGAGCGGCGCCGAGCGCGAGACCGAGGGCGCTCCGCCCGTCGCGCACATCGACCCGCGCAGCGAGGGGACGCTGATGCATCGCGTCCTGGAGCGCACCTCCGCGTCGCACTTCGGTTCCGACGCCGCCGCCCAGGATATCGATGGCCTGCTCGCGCGCGAGGGCATTTTGCCCGAGAACCCGCGCCACGCCCGCCTTGCGCGCACCCTGACCCGTTTCGTATGTGGCCCCTACGCCGCGCGCGCGGCCGCCGAGGGCGCGATCCTTCGCCGCGAGGAGCCGTTCACCCTCTCCCTCGAGGATGCGCGCGGCCGCACCATCGCCCTGCGCGGCACGATCGACTTGCTCGTCGCTTGGCCGGACGGGCGCCTCGATGTCATCGACTACAAGCGCGCCCGCGCCGCCCAGGTCGAGCCCTACGCCTTTCAGCTCGACGTCTATGCCCTCGCCGCGCGCGCCATCTTTCCCTCGGCCACGCAGGTCCGCACCGGCATCGTCTTTCTCGGTGGCGATCCCTCCGAGCCCAAGTTTCGCGAGTCGGCTGCGCCCGAGGCCACCCGCCGCCATCTGGTCACCTTGGCCGATCGCCTCGTCGACGCGCGGCACCGCGAGGCTTTCCCCCGCGCCCCCCTCTCCCGGTGCAAACAGATCCGCTGCGGCTACGTTTCCCTGTGCCACCCGCAGACGAAGCCGCACCAACTCGCGCTCTTCTAG
- a CDS encoding PD-(D/E)XK nuclease family protein: protein MTGVRLVVPTERHVERLSREGIACETRTALKHRLLVALAPEVTLASPEITRLALADALAAVAPDDPLLGPMARGASHVWLKTVDSIDAAIATLRASDTSLGALERMEAQGGTSSRRARMLRSAMVALDRALSALGLVDGRSAGAVLARVLAAVEPAAVKEAVGAAELLARWIVAWEPADLAWWRALDGALKRCKGGAVLELPAFESRLDATRERNPLEIVFDEVARALDAAPETVPIEPVLGDLRLDGAVPEPSRLEIRQAESAEVQARAVADAVYAELLRGTPIEAIAVAVPQLDEHVLEPIRRAFDDLGIPVHDPRGPAPTAAAIVARALDAHALASRGLPRQEVARLLRSRYVDAATLTGLADGRAARTELHRLANALEQTPTVRGADPVAELAATAAGNLSGLARRVGEVLWGVERARTRLEHIRAARELWRALGFPARVGFDARATLARDDVPTGLARAELHALARDAHAWRVLTETLDRYEAAVIRLKDDGVVVTMDAFRHEFVRALEAGEPPPGARRIGALRIARVADLADEPLSKLVVASANEGSLPPSNAHPALVFESFSAALREIDAVRAPASPGLTAARGLGALALAVARAKSVVFVYCAHDAEGALLQPAPLLTWLGRGGVTEKKWPLAPLRAHPLTAREARLVMLARDPQGARHAVPDAARRAHIELSRETFHGAKSALYRGPLTGVLAVDEPLARALLEDTGGAVRPLPVTRLEDFARCAFQGFAAHVLGAREKEPASDVPDARQAGTLVHEALAAAFVATLPLWRERPRDAEGIRALALEAADRVLARERAASPLRRMALEQTRDDVRKVIDYSIADESFDFALAEQPFGDGREESWPALRFGHGDEAVSIRGSIDRVDRSPDLRGIRIIDYKRSPRTAKDTQRDVTGSSFQVPLYAHIAQEVLAAAYAEGLYLPYHQLDRTYSVAGYANAWKESMGESESGVKVRTLTVIGHVREGDVAPLPGDPRVCDRCAYDGACRRPRFVVAEEDEGVEGAARAGGAR, encoded by the coding sequence GTGACGGGGGTGCGTCTCGTCGTTCCCACGGAGCGCCACGTCGAGCGGTTGTCGCGCGAGGGGATCGCGTGCGAAACGCGGACGGCGCTCAAGCATCGCCTGCTCGTGGCGCTTGCGCCGGAGGTGACCTTGGCCTCGCCGGAGATCACGCGCCTGGCGCTGGCCGATGCCTTGGCCGCGGTGGCGCCGGACGATCCGCTGCTCGGTCCCATGGCTCGCGGTGCGTCGCACGTGTGGCTCAAGACGGTGGACTCGATCGATGCGGCCATTGCGACGTTGCGCGCGTCGGACACGAGCCTCGGGGCGCTGGAGCGCATGGAAGCGCAGGGTGGCACGTCGAGCCGGCGTGCGCGCATGCTTCGCTCTGCGATGGTGGCGCTCGATCGCGCGCTGTCGGCGTTGGGTCTCGTCGATGGTCGCTCGGCGGGGGCGGTGCTCGCGCGCGTTCTCGCCGCTGTGGAGCCTGCGGCGGTGAAGGAAGCGGTGGGAGCTGCCGAGCTTCTGGCGCGATGGATCGTGGCGTGGGAGCCGGCCGATCTGGCCTGGTGGCGCGCACTCGATGGCGCGTTGAAGCGCTGCAAGGGTGGTGCGGTGCTGGAGCTGCCGGCCTTCGAGTCGCGGCTGGATGCGACCCGCGAGCGAAATCCTCTGGAGATCGTGTTCGACGAGGTGGCGCGCGCGCTCGATGCTGCGCCGGAGACGGTGCCCATCGAGCCGGTGCTCGGGGATCTGCGGCTCGACGGGGCGGTGCCGGAGCCTTCGCGGCTCGAGATTCGCCAGGCCGAGAGCGCCGAGGTGCAGGCACGTGCGGTGGCCGATGCCGTGTACGCGGAGCTTCTGCGGGGTACGCCCATCGAGGCGATCGCCGTGGCGGTGCCGCAGCTCGACGAGCACGTGCTCGAGCCGATTCGGCGTGCGTTCGACGATTTGGGCATCCCCGTGCACGATCCGCGCGGGCCGGCGCCCACGGCGGCGGCCATCGTCGCGCGTGCGCTGGATGCGCATGCTCTGGCCTCGCGCGGGCTTCCGCGGCAAGAGGTGGCGCGGCTGCTTCGATCGCGCTACGTGGATGCGGCGACGTTGACGGGGCTCGCGGATGGGCGCGCGGCGCGCACGGAGCTGCATCGGCTGGCCAACGCGCTGGAGCAGACGCCGACGGTGCGCGGGGCCGATCCGGTGGCGGAGCTCGCGGCGACGGCGGCGGGGAATCTCTCGGGCCTCGCGCGGCGGGTAGGGGAGGTGCTCTGGGGCGTGGAGCGTGCGCGAACGCGCCTGGAGCACATTCGCGCCGCGCGCGAGCTGTGGCGCGCGCTCGGTTTTCCTGCGCGGGTGGGCTTCGATGCGCGGGCGACCTTGGCGCGTGACGACGTACCAACGGGGCTCGCGCGCGCGGAGCTTCACGCGCTCGCACGCGATGCGCACGCATGGCGTGTGCTCACGGAGACGCTGGATCGGTACGAGGCGGCGGTGATTCGCCTGAAGGACGACGGCGTGGTCGTCACCATGGATGCCTTTCGTCACGAGTTCGTGCGGGCGCTGGAGGCCGGTGAGCCGCCGCCCGGGGCGCGCCGCATCGGGGCACTGCGCATCGCGCGGGTGGCGGATCTGGCCGACGAGCCGCTGTCGAAGCTGGTGGTCGCCTCGGCCAACGAGGGCAGTCTGCCTCCGTCGAATGCGCACCCGGCGCTCGTCTTCGAGTCGTTCTCTGCGGCGCTGCGCGAGATCGATGCGGTGCGGGCACCGGCGTCCCCCGGACTGACGGCGGCGCGCGGGCTCGGGGCGCTGGCCCTGGCCGTGGCGCGTGCGAAGAGCGTCGTCTTCGTCTATTGCGCGCACGATGCCGAGGGGGCGCTGCTGCAGCCGGCACCGCTGCTCACCTGGCTCGGGCGCGGCGGGGTAACCGAGAAAAAATGGCCTTTGGCGCCGTTGCGCGCGCATCCGCTGACCGCGCGGGAAGCGCGCCTGGTGATGCTCGCGCGCGATCCGCAGGGCGCCCGGCACGCGGTGCCCGATGCGGCACGGCGCGCGCACATCGAGCTTTCGCGCGAGACGTTCCACGGCGCCAAGTCGGCGCTGTACCGTGGTCCGCTCACGGGGGTTCTCGCGGTCGACGAGCCTCTCGCGCGTGCCCTCCTCGAGGATACGGGTGGCGCGGTGCGTCCTTTGCCGGTGACCCGCCTCGAAGACTTCGCGCGCTGCGCCTTCCAGGGCTTCGCCGCCCACGTGCTCGGCGCACGCGAGAAAGAGCCCGCGTCGGACGTGCCCGATGCACGCCAGGCCGGCACCTTGGTGCACGAGGCCTTGGCGGCGGCGTTCGTGGCCACGTTGCCTCTGTGGCGGGAGCGACCGCGCGATGCCGAGGGGATCCGCGCGCTCGCGCTGGAAGCCGCCGACCGCGTGCTGGCGCGCGAGAGGGCGGCCTCGCCCCTGCGGCGCATGGCATTGGAGCAAACGCGCGACGACGTGCGCAAGGTCATCGACTACAGCATCGCCGACGAGTCGTTCGACTTCGCCTTGGCGGAGCAGCCTTTCGGCGATGGCCGCGAGGAAAGTTGGCCGGCGCTTCGATTTGGCCATGGCGATGAGGCGGTCTCGATCCGCGGGAGCATCGACCGCGTCGACCGTTCGCCGGATTTGCGCGGTATTCGCATCATCGACTACAAGCGCAGCCCGCGCACGGCGAAGGATACGCAGCGGGATGTCACCGGCTCCTCCTTCCAGGTGCCGCTGTACGCGCACATCGCGCAGGAGGTTCTCGCCGCCGCGTATGCGGAGGGCCTGTACCTGCCGTACCATCAGCTCGATCGGACGTATTCGGTGGCGGGGTATGCGAATGCCTGGAAGGAGTCGATGGGCGAGAGCGAGTCGGGCGTGAAGGTGCGCACGCTCACGGTCATCGGCCATGTGCGCGAGGGCGATGTGGCGCCGCTCCCGGGCGATCCGCGTGTGTGCGATCGCTGCGCGTACGATGGCGCCTGCCGCAGGCCGCGCTTCGTGGTGGCGGAGGAGGACGAGGGCGTCGAGGGCGCGGCCCGAGCAGGGGGCGCGCGGTGA